A stretch of the Gemmatimonadota bacterium genome encodes the following:
- a CDS encoding (2Fe-2S)-binding protein: MSKKVHVQTTINGEAVDFLCEPRNSLLEVLRDDLDLTGAKEGCNNGNCGACNVIMDGRLVNSCCVLGVEADGCEITTIEGIGAAANLHPLQQKFLEHAALQCGICTPGFIVSAKALLDENPNPTEDEVRYWLAGNLCRCTGYDKIVRAVLDARNGA; encoded by the coding sequence ATGTCGAAAAAAGTACATGTACAGACCACCATAAACGGAGAAGCAGTCGATTTCCTCTGTGAACCGCGCAACAGCCTGCTCGAAGTGCTCCGCGACGACCTGGATCTCACCGGCGCCAAGGAAGGGTGCAACAACGGCAACTGCGGGGCGTGCAACGTGATCATGGACGGCAGGCTAGTCAACTCCTGCTGCGTGCTGGGCGTCGAAGCCGACGGATGCGAGATCACGACCATCGAAGGCATCGGGGCCGCCGCCAACCTGCATCCGCTGCAGCAGAAGTTCCTTGAACACGCGGCCCTGCAGTGCGGAATCTGCACGCCCGGATTCATCGTTTCCGCCAAGGCGCTGCTGGACGAGAACCCGAACCCCACGGAAGACGAGGTGCGCTACTGGCTGGCCGGCAACCTGTGCCGCTGCACGGGATACGACAAGATCGTCCGCGCGGTCCTTGACGCCAGGAACGGTGCCTGA
- a CDS encoding xanthine dehydrogenase family protein subunit M — protein MHAFDYATPESVADAVVMLSDHGKNACVLAGGTDLIVQLRENRRRTDLVVDVKKIAELNALSYDAATGLTIGAAVPCYRIYGDAEIDAAYPGLMDAARLVGGTGIQGRASLGGNLCNASPAGDTIPPMIVLGGEAEIAGPNGTRKVAVEDFCTAPGRTVLEDGEFLVSLHFPAPVPNSGAFYRRFIPRNEMDIAVVGVGASVVLSGDQSSFVSARIAVGAVAPTPLFVREAGEALAGQPVSDEAIRRAADIARDAARPISDMRGTAEYRKHLTSVLTRRVVEGAVQRAKE, from the coding sequence TTGCACGCATTCGACTACGCCACGCCTGAAAGTGTGGCCGATGCGGTGGTGATGCTCAGCGATCACGGGAAAAACGCCTGTGTGCTCGCGGGCGGCACGGACCTGATCGTGCAGCTCCGGGAGAACCGCAGGCGTACCGACCTCGTGGTGGACGTCAAGAAGATCGCGGAACTGAACGCATTGTCCTACGACGCCGCGACGGGCCTCACGATCGGGGCGGCCGTGCCCTGCTACCGGATCTACGGAGACGCGGAAATCGACGCGGCCTACCCGGGACTCATGGACGCGGCCAGACTGGTGGGCGGCACGGGGATCCAGGGCAGGGCCAGCCTGGGCGGGAACCTATGCAACGCATCCCCGGCAGGCGATACGATCCCCCCCATGATCGTCCTGGGCGGCGAGGCGGAGATCGCCGGTCCCAACGGAACGCGGAAAGTGGCCGTGGAAGACTTCTGCACGGCGCCCGGCCGCACCGTGCTTGAGGACGGCGAGTTCCTGGTGTCGCTCCATTTCCCCGCGCCGGTACCGAACTCAGGTGCCTTCTACCGGCGGTTCATCCCCCGCAACGAGATGGACATCGCCGTGGTCGGCGTCGGTGCGTCCGTCGTGCTCAGCGGGGACCAGTCCTCATTCGTGTCGGCGCGCATCGCCGTCGGCGCCGTGGCCCCTACGCCGCTCTTCGTGCGGGAGGCCGGCGAGGCCTTGGCCGGACAGCCCGTGTCCGACGAAGCGATCCGGCGGGCGGCCGACATCGCCCGCGACGCGGCCCGGCCCATCAGCGACATGCGGGGCACCGCCGAGTATCGTAAGCATCTGACCAGCGTATTGACGCGCCGGGTTGTGGAAGGCGCAGTTCAACGAGCCAAGGAGTAG